The stretch of DNA AACTGAGTGAGAGGGGTATTTGCGTGGTGAGCGGGCTGGCGTATGGAATCGATAAGGCGGCGCACGAGGGGGCGTTGATGGGTGGCGGGGGGCGAACAGGGACGACCGGGCTACGCCCGGGAGGCACGATTGCGGTGGTGGCGCAGGGGCTCACGGAACTGCAGCCGGCGGCGCATCGAGATTTGGCACGGCGAATTGTGGCGGCGGGCGGCTTACTGCTGAGCGAGAAGGCCGCCGGCGAAGAGAGTTTTAAAAGCGATTATTTGGTGAGGAATCGGATTATTGCGGGACTCTGCAAGGCCACGCTGGTGGTGGAAGCTCCGTTTAAATCCGGGGCCAGGAATACGGCGAAACATGCCTACGAAAATGGCCGCGATGTTCTGTGCATACCCGGACGCATCGGGGATGAAAACAGCCAGGGAACCAATGCCCTGATTCAGGAAGGGGCGCGGCTGGTGGTGAGCCCGCAAGAAGTGGCGGAGGCTTTGGACCTCAAATGGCAAAACTTGGAGGTGAAACTGGAGGGCCTGGCGGGTGAGGTTTTTCGCGAGCTTAAAAAAATGCCGAAGTCGCCGGCGGAGTTGGGGGAACGGTTCCATAATATGACCGAGCTGTACGGAGTGCTGGGTGAGTTGGAATTGCGCGGGCTGGTGCGTTTTACAAAAGACCTGCGCTACGCGGCAGTGCTTTGATCCGCCTCCGGGGCTGCCGTGATCTCCGGGGCCTCCGGGGCTGCCGTGCCGGTGACGCGTTCGATTTCACTCAAACGAGTGACTCCGCGGAGCACCTTGAGCGCACCGTCCTCCTGCATGGTGAGCATGCCTTGGGCGCGGAGCAGTTCCATGAGCGCCGTGGTGGATTTCTCCTCCAAAATGGCGTCCTTGAGCTGAGGAGTGTTCACAAAGACCTCTGAGACACAAACCTGGCCCAAAAAGCCCGTATTGGAACATTTTTCACAACCGGGAGCGCTGGGGAGCGTGGCCGGAACGGAAAGTTGCAGGGAAGGGTCCACTTTTTGAATTTGCCCGATGGTAGCCTGCAAGAAATCGCGCTCGGACTGGGTGATGGGCTTTTGCTCGGCGCAGAAACTGCAGATTTTGCGAACCAAGCGTTGGGCCAAAACCACGCTGAGCGCCGGGGCGATCATGAAGGGTTTGAGCCCAATGTTGAGCAGTCGCGGCACGGTTTCGATGGCGCTGTTGGTGTGCAAGGTGCTGAGCAAAATGTGTCCGGTGAGGGCGGCCTGAGCGGCGGTCTCGGCCGTGTCCAAGTCGCGGATTTCCCCGATCATCACAATGTCCGGGTCCTGACGCAAAATGGCGCGAAGGCCTGAGGCGAAACTGTAGCCCCGTTTCTCGTTGATTTGACTCTGCGTCACCCCACTCAAATGGTATTCAATGGGATCTTCCAGGGTGATTATTTTGCTTTCCGGTTGATTGAACGCCGTGAGCATGGAATAGAGCGTGGTGGTTTTTCCGGATCCCGTTGGCCCCGTGACCAAAATCATTCCGTTTGAAATCTCAAGCGCCTGTTTGAGCATCTTGAGATTGTGGCCCTCAAAACCCAGCTCCTCAAGCGAGAGGCTTTTTTTGTTGGAATCTAAAAGTCGACATACAAAACTTTCGCCGTACTCGGTTGGAATGGAAGAAACACGGACATCGATTTTGCGATCGTTCACCGGGAAGTCGTAACGGCCGTCCTGCGGGACATTGGTGATGTTGAGTCGCATGCCCGCCTTGTATTTGAGCTGATTGCTGAGGTAAGCGTAGGTTTGCAGATCGAGTTCGAGCACTTGTTGAAGCACTCCGTCGATTCGGAATCGCACCACCACCGCTTTTTCCTCGGGTTGATAGTGAATGTCGGAAGCGCCGGTTTTGAGAGCGCCGATGTTTAAAAAATTGAGAGCTTCCTCCGCCGTGACCGATTGAATTTTTTCTCGCAAGGCTCCCAGATTTTCCACTTCCGCCTGATACGATTCGATCTTGGCTTCATCAATGATGTTCTTTGTTTCAATGGGACTTGGGCCCTCGTTTTTGTAGAGCTTCAGTGCTTCCCGCAGTCCACTTTCACTGGCCAAATTGACATTGATGGCGTAACCCTCTTCCTTGAGTTTCTTGATGAGGGCCTGGGTCTCCGGGCTTGTGGGATGCGCCAAGGCGAGTCGCAGCTTTTTCCCCACTTTGAAGAAGGGGATCACCAAAGCCTCCGCGGCCTGCTTCCCGTCGATCGTTTTGAGGTGATCCGGGTTGATGTGTATCCGCGCAATGTCGATGTAGGTCATGCCCATTTTTTGGGCTCTTTCCTCCGCTGATCGCTCCTCAAAATCACGGTTGATGACCGTGAGTTGGTTTTCGGAAGTGATGAAGGATTGGTCGCTCATAGCTCAGACGCATTGATTTAATCTGTTTATTATAGCAGAAAATGCGTCTGTTTTGAAGGGCAAAAGCGAGCCATTGTTTA from Candidatus Gracilibacteria bacterium encodes:
- a CDS encoding GspE/PulE family protein, with the translated sequence MSDQSFITSENQLTVINRDFEERSAEERAQKMGMTYIDIARIHINPDHLKTIDGKQAAEALVIPFFKVGKKLRLALAHPTSPETQALIKKLKEEGYAINVNLASESGLREALKLYKNEGPSPIETKNIIDEAKIESYQAEVENLGALREKIQSVTAEEALNFLNIGALKTGASDIHYQPEEKAVVVRFRIDGVLQQVLELDLQTYAYLSNQLKYKAGMRLNITNVPQDGRYDFPVNDRKIDVRVSSIPTEYGESFVCRLLDSNKKSLSLEELGFEGHNLKMLKQALEISNGMILVTGPTGSGKTTTLYSMLTAFNQPESKIITLEDPIEYHLSGVTQSQINEKRGYSFASGLRAILRQDPDIVMIGEIRDLDTAETAAQAALTGHILLSTLHTNSAIETVPRLLNIGLKPFMIAPALSVVLAQRLVRKICSFCAEQKPITQSERDFLQATIGQIQKVDPSLQLSVPATLPSAPGCEKCSNTGFLGQVCVSEVFVNTPQLKDAILEEKSTTALMELLRAQGMLTMQEDGALKVLRGVTRLSEIERVTGTAAPEAPEITAAPEADQSTAA